The genome window TGATCCGTCGTAAAGAAGCGATCACTGAAGTATCTCCAATCAAAGCGTCTGAAGCCCGTGAAGAGCGTAAGCCTCGTCGTGAAGATTCTCCTCGTCAGGAAGAAAAAACTGAAGAAGAGAAGCCAGAAGCTGCTGCTACTGAAGCTGCTGAATAATTTAAATAGGAGATATAAAGATGGCTCGTTTTTTCCGTCGTCGCAAGTTTTGTCGTTTCACAGCTGAAAACGTAGTAGAGATTGATTACAAAGATCTTGAAGTACTAAAAGGCTATGTAAGCGAAACTGGTAAGATCGTACCAAGCCGTATCACTGGTACAAAAGCTCGTTACCAGCGTCAATTGGCAACAGCTATCAAGCGTGCACGTTTTATTGCATTGCTGCCTTACACTGACAGCCACCTGTAAGTGTAAAGTGCCTGTTTCGACAGGCTGATGAGTGAATACGGGGTTAGTAAGCAGACTTTATAACTCTGTTTATTAGCCAAGATTTATTACTGCAGTTGAGCTGCAGACCCAAAGAGGTTTACGAGATGGAAGTTATCCTGCTCGAGAAAATTGGTAAACTGGGTTCATTAGGCGATCAAGTGTCTGTGAAAGCTGGTTTTGGTCGTAACTACCTGATCCCAACAGGTAAAGCTGTTCCTGCAACAGCTGATAACGTCACTAAATTCGAAGCACGTCGTGCTGAATTAGAAAAAGCGGCTGCTGAAGCACTAACAGCTGCTCAAGCACGTGCTGAAGCACTGAATGGCTTCAACGTTACTATCGCTTCTAAAGCGGGTGACGAAGGTAAGTTGTTCGGTTCTATCGGTACTCGCGATATTGCTGACGCTATCGTTGCTGCGGGTCAAGACGTTGCTAAAAGCGAAGTTCGTTTACCAGAAGGCGCTTTGCGTCATACTGGCGAATTCGAAGTTGCTCTTCAGTTACACGCTGAAGTTACAACGACTATCACTGTGACAGTTGTTTCAGAAAGCTAATTTCTGAGTAACGTTTCAGTACTAAAAAGCACGCCGTAGAAAACTACGCCGTGCTTTTTTGCGTTTACAGCCCATGATTTTATTCTGGGTATTTGGTTATCTGGTGTACAGTTTGTACAGTGTTAATCGCATAGTTAACGGATGGTATCGAGCCGTTGCGTGTTGCTCGTACAACGTGTGATAGCTGTGTGAGTAGTATCGGTCATAAATTGAGTTGAAGAGGTTGGTATCACCATGGATTACGCTGATATGCAAGATGATGAGGTAGCGCAGATAAAGATAGCGCCTCACTCAATAGAGGCAGAGCAATCAGTCCTGGGTGGTTTGATGCTGGATAACAATACGTGGGATACAGCATCCGAAATTTTGATGGAAGATCATTTCTATCGCCATGATCATCGAATGATCTTTCGGGTCATGCAAAAGCTGGTTAACAATCAACAGCCGATCGATGTGGTTACGCTATCTGAAGAGCTGGATCGAACCGGCGAGCTAGATAAAGCGGGCGGCTTAGATTACCTCGTTGATTTGGCTAAAAATACGCCTAGTGCTTCTAACATCCGTGCGTACTCTGAAATTGTGCGTGACCGCGCATTGCTTCGCCAAATGATTAGTGTTTCGCAAGAAATTTCCGACAGTGCTTTTTTTACAGAAGGGCGAGCCTCGGAAGAAATCTTAAACGATGCGGAACAAAAGATCTTTCAGATAGCAGAAAGCCGGCCCAATCAAGGTGGCCCTGAGCCCATCAATCCATTGCTTAAAAAAGCGGTGGATCGCATCGACTTCTTATTTAACAACAGTGATGAGCTTACCGGTGTAACAACCGGTTTTGATAATCTAAACGACAGAACGGCTGGGCTTCAGCCTTCGGATCTTATTATAGTGGCCGCTCGTCCATCCATGGGTAAGACGACTTTTGCCATGAACTTGGTTGAAAATGCCCTGATGGGCACTAATAAACCGGTTGTGGTATTCAGTTTGGAAATGCCGGCCGATCAATTGATTACACGTATGCTGTCATCTATGGGTCGTATTGACCAAACAAAGATCCGAACAGGTCAGCTAGATGAAGATGATTGGCCAAAGTTAACCACGGCCGTCAACATGCTGCGTGATAAGCCGTTGTTCATTGATGATACTTCGGGTATCAGCCCGAATGAAATGCGGACTCGAGTAAGGCGTATAGTGCGTGAACATGGGGCCGTTTCCATGATCATGATCGATTACCTGCAATTGATGCAAATTAAAACGGGTAAGGCAAATGCGAGTCGAGCAGAAGAGATTTCTGAAATTTCACGATCATTAAAAGCACTAGCTAAAGAGATGGAATGCCCTGTAGTTGCGCTTTCGCAGCTTAACCGTAGTTTGGAGAACCGGCCTAATAAGCGCCCGGTTAACTCAGACTTGCGGGAGTCCGGTGCGATAGAGCAGGATGCCGACGTTATTATGTTTATCTATCGAGATGAAGTTTATAACGAAGACTCAGAGGATAAAGGTATAGCAGAAATTATTATTGGTAAGCAGCGTAACGGCCCCATTGGTACGTCAAAGCTAGCCTTCATTGGTAAGTATTCCCGTTTTGAAAATTTAGCGCCGGGTACCTATACCGACTACGATGAGTAGCTGCGGAGCCAGTGATTAACAGTCGATAGTTACAGTTTTTGGCTGTTTGAGCACTGGCTGCCTTCCTTCGAAAAACTACATTGTATGAACGCTTATTAGGTATCTTTTTGCATGGAGGCTCTAAAGCCATCAGGCATGGGGACTACTTTTCTGGCTTCGTAATCAAAAAATACGACGCCGGTTTTGGCAATAGCCAGCTCTTCAGCGGTTTTCTTATTGGACAACAAATAAAAAATATCGCAGCCGTATTTATTAAAGTCACCTACTGCTACATCTATCTGTATAAGATCACCATAAAAGCCTTCAGAGCGATAAACGATGGCTGAGTCTGTCATTATTAGCCCGCGTCCGTCGATGTTTTGCTCGGTATAGTGATAGTTGTTCAGAAAGCGAACGCGCGCTTCATGAATCATCGATAAGACAGCGTCGTTACCTAAATGGCCGCCATAGTTAATGTCACTGATGCGAATGGGAAGCACCGTTGAAAAAATAAAGTGTTCTGGCATTTCAAGTTTTATACGCGCCATAGTGAACTCCTTTTAAGCAAAATCGACAATCAATTACAGTAGTCAGTTGATCACGACATCCAGTTTTGGTTCGGATGCGGTGTCTTAAAGACTAGCCTATTCTAATCAGTCTCGTATTGATCTAAGTACTGCTTAACCACTCGAACAAGCCCAAGCGTCAGTGCGTCGAGTGAATCATTATCTATCACATAAGGCGGCATTATGTACACGAGCTTACCAAACGGGCGTACCCAGATCCCTTCATCTACCAGCATTTTTTGAATCCGCTGGGCATTAACGGGTTCAGTTAGCTCGATGACACCTATTGCGCCTAAACAACGAACATCAGCCACACCTTTTATCGATTTTGCCGGTGCTAAATTTTGAGTTAATTGCGTCTCTATGCGCTTAATATTGGACTTCCAGTCACTGTTTAGCAGTAATTCAAGACTTTTATTGGCAATGGAGCAGGCTAGAGGGTTACCCATAAATGTGGGGCCATGCATAAAGCAGCCAGCTCCGCCAGAAGAAATCATTTCTGCAATGGCTGATGTGGTAAGGGTGGCCGCTAGTGTCATGTAGCCGCCTGTAATAGCTTTACCTAAACAAAGAATATCCGGTGTGATTCCCGCATGGTCGCAGGCAAAGAGCTCACCTGTGCGACCAAAACCGGTAGCAATCTCATCGGCGATTAATAAGAGTCCGTATTGATCACATAGTGCGCGTGCTCGCTTGAGGTATTCAGGGGAGTAGAAGCGCATTCCGCCTGCGCCTTGCACGATGGGTTCTAGTATAAGTGCTGCTATGTGGTCATGGTGTGTTTCGATGAGCGCCTGTAAAGATAGGATGTCCTGATTATTCCATGGCTTCGAAAAGCCAATTTCTGGACGGTCGGCAAAATAATGCTGTGGTAGGGTTTGGGTAAAAATTTCGTGCATACCGTTCACAGGATCACAAACGGCCATCGCGCCAAAGGTGTCTCCATGATAACCGTTACGTATTGTGATTAATTTGCTTTTCTGAGGCTTTCCTGCAGCGTGCCAGTATTGGATTGCCATCTTGATAGCAACTTCCACAGCAACAGATCCCGAGTCCGCTAAAAATACCTTCTGTAGAGGCTCGGCAGTCATTTCAACTAAGGTGCGGCATAGTTCAATGGCAGGTTCGTGTGTTAAGCCACCAAACATGACGTGCGCCATAGTATCGATTTGTTCATGAGCCGCGGCATTAAGTTCGGGATGCTGGTAACCGTGAATAACTGACCACCACGAAGCCATGCCGTCTATCAGTTCGCGGCCGTCCGATAGCGTTAAGCGAACGCCTTTAGCTGATACAACGGGGTAGGCTGGTGGCGGGTTAATCATCGACGAGTAGGGGTGCCAGATATGTTCTTGATCGTAACGGATTTGCTCGTCGGTGATCGTATCTTTTACAAAACTGCTCATTCGATGTCCTCAGGTATTTCGTGTGGCGTAACGTAAATAGTGCGTATTAGTTTACGCGCAGTGGTCGATGGTGTGTACATAGATTCCCGTGATGTCATCGATAGACCAGCGGATATTGTAATCATGTAATCGTATACCGTAACAACGGTTTGGGTCTCGCTGATAGGCTGGGCGAGGATCGCATCGTAAAATTTCAGTGATTTGTGCTTTTAGAGGGAGTGCTCGAGTACGCTCTATCTCATTCAGCTGTTGTTGTGCTTCGGGCGCAAAACTGACTGCTAGAGTGAGTGGCTGATAATTTTCAGCCAGTGCAAAGTGCGCCTCAGGTAAACAATCGGAATAAGGGACATAAGGCTTTATATCAACAATGGGAGTGCCGTCCATTAAGTCAGCGCCACTGACAAGGAGGCTAACCTGCTGACCGATTATTTCAATGCTATCGAGCGTGACTGCTGATAAACCAATAGGGTTTGGGCGAAAAGGTGAACGCGTTGCAAAAACTCCTCGGCGTTCATTGCCGCCTAATCGAGGCGGGCGTACGGTTGGTTTCCAGCCTTTATCTACGCATTCACTGAATATAAAAACCAACCATACATGACTGCAGCCTTCGAGTCCGCGTACAGCGTCAGGTGACGAATAGGCGGCTTCCAGCACAATACGTGACTGCATGGTGTTAACCAGTCCGGGCTGGCGAGGGATGCCGAACTTTTCTTTAAATCCAGACTGTACGAAGGCAATCGGTTGAATATTCATCACTGGCCTTAAGTAAACGCGTCATAAAGAAGTTTGATACCCATTAAGAGCAGAAAACTATAGCAAACCTTATAGAACCACACGTCGTCAATTCGTTTGTGGATAGCCACGCCCATTAACACACCAATGGGAGCAAGCACGGCTAACGCTAAAGATGTCGTTAACGTTTCAGCAGTAAATTGCCCGAGCATGGTATACGGCACAAGCTTAGTAAAATTGATGGCCGTAAAAAAGATAATAGTTGTGCCAGCATACTCAGCGCGAGGTAAGCGTAAAGGTAGTAAATAGGCATTCAGCGGCGCACCACCGGCATGGATACCAAAACTGGTAAAGCCTGCTAACGCCCCCCATAACGAACCGGCAACTTTGTTTGGTTTTTTAGCTGGGCGGTTTTGGGGCTTAAACCAAAAATTTAATGCAAATAGTAGAGAGATGCCGCCTACAATAATGCGTATATGATCTGCTGTTAGATACTTGAAGGTAAGTGCTCCCAACACAATACCGATACCGGCGGCGGGTAGTAGTTGTAATAAAAGACTTCTATTAACCGAGCCTTTAAATTTCCAAATACCTACGATATCCATTAAACACAGTATGGGAAGTTGTATGGCTGCTGCTTGTTGAGGTGCGATAACTAAGGCCATCATGGGGACCGCTATTAGCCCAAGGCCTCCGCCAAATCCGCCTTTTGATATTGCCGTAATTAGTACCGCTGGAATAGCAACCGCATAAAAAAACGGATCCGTAATCATGACTCATCCTTTGTAGGTTCTTATGTCGGGGCATTGTAGCAGTGCGGCTGCTTTGCTGGCAGCCATTATACGCAAAGGAGTGTTGTTATATCCGTCTGTTTTTAAAGGCTTCCTGGATCTTCTAATAGGTCCGCCTATCATATTCTTTAATCGAGAAAGTCAGGCTCAGGTGTGCGAGCTAAAACCCAAATATCGACTTGCT of Neptunomonas phycophila contains these proteins:
- the rpsR gene encoding 30S ribosomal protein S18, whose product is MARFFRRRKFCRFTAENVVEIDYKDLEVLKGYVSETGKIVPSRITGTKARYQRQLATAIKRARFIALLPYTDSHL
- the rplI gene encoding 50S ribosomal protein L9, whose translation is MEVILLEKIGKLGSLGDQVSVKAGFGRNYLIPTGKAVPATADNVTKFEARRAELEKAAAEALTAAQARAEALNGFNVTIASKAGDEGKLFGSIGTRDIADAIVAAGQDVAKSEVRLPEGALRHTGEFEVALQLHAEVTTTITVTVVSES
- the dnaB gene encoding replicative DNA helicase, producing the protein MDYADMQDDEVAQIKIAPHSIEAEQSVLGGLMLDNNTWDTASEILMEDHFYRHDHRMIFRVMQKLVNNQQPIDVVTLSEELDRTGELDKAGGLDYLVDLAKNTPSASNIRAYSEIVRDRALLRQMISVSQEISDSAFFTEGRASEEILNDAEQKIFQIAESRPNQGGPEPINPLLKKAVDRIDFLFNNSDELTGVTTGFDNLNDRTAGLQPSDLIIVAARPSMGKTTFAMNLVENALMGTNKPVVVFSLEMPADQLITRMLSSMGRIDQTKIRTGQLDEDDWPKLTTAVNMLRDKPLFIDDTSGISPNEMRTRVRRIVREHGAVSMIMIDYLQLMQIKTGKANASRAEEISEISRSLKALAKEMECPVVALSQLNRSLENRPNKRPVNSDLRESGAIEQDADVIMFIYRDEVYNEDSEDKGIAEIIIGKQRNGPIGTSKLAFIGKYSRFENLAPGTYTDYDE
- a CDS encoding acyl-CoA thioesterase produces the protein MARIKLEMPEHFIFSTVLPIRISDINYGGHLGNDAVLSMIHEARVRFLNNYHYTEQNIDGRGLIMTDSAIVYRSEGFYGDLIQIDVAVGDFNKYGCDIFYLLSNKKTAEELAIAKTGVVFFDYEARKVVPMPDGFRASMQKDT
- the bioA gene encoding adenosylmethionine--8-amino-7-oxononanoate transaminase produces the protein MSSFVKDTITDEQIRYDQEHIWHPYSSMINPPPAYPVVSAKGVRLTLSDGRELIDGMASWWSVIHGYQHPELNAAAHEQIDTMAHVMFGGLTHEPAIELCRTLVEMTAEPLQKVFLADSGSVAVEVAIKMAIQYWHAAGKPQKSKLITIRNGYHGDTFGAMAVCDPVNGMHEIFTQTLPQHYFADRPEIGFSKPWNNQDILSLQALIETHHDHIAALILEPIVQGAGGMRFYSPEYLKRARALCDQYGLLLIADEIATGFGRTGELFACDHAGITPDILCLGKAITGGYMTLAATLTTSAIAEMISSGGAGCFMHGPTFMGNPLACSIANKSLELLLNSDWKSNIKRIETQLTQNLAPAKSIKGVADVRCLGAIGVIELTEPVNAQRIQKMLVDEGIWVRPFGKLVYIMPPYVIDNDSLDALTLGLVRVVKQYLDQYETD
- the tsaA gene encoding tRNA (N6-threonylcarbamoyladenosine(37)-N6)-methyltransferase TrmO, producing MNIQPIAFVQSGFKEKFGIPRQPGLVNTMQSRIVLEAAYSSPDAVRGLEGCSHVWLVFIFSECVDKGWKPTVRPPRLGGNERRGVFATRSPFRPNPIGLSAVTLDSIEIIGQQVSLLVSGADLMDGTPIVDIKPYVPYSDCLPEAHFALAENYQPLTLAVSFAPEAQQQLNEIERTRALPLKAQITEILRCDPRPAYQRDPNRCYGIRLHDYNIRWSIDDITGIYVHTIDHCA
- a CDS encoding sulfite exporter TauE/SafE family protein, whose protein sequence is MITDPFFYAVAIPAVLITAISKGGFGGGLGLIAVPMMALVIAPQQAAAIQLPILCLMDIVGIWKFKGSVNRSLLLQLLPAAGIGIVLGALTFKYLTADHIRIIVGGISLLFALNFWFKPQNRPAKKPNKVAGSLWGALAGFTSFGIHAGGAPLNAYLLPLRLPRAEYAGTTIIFFTAINFTKLVPYTMLGQFTAETLTTSLALAVLAPIGVLMGVAIHKRIDDVWFYKVCYSFLLLMGIKLLYDAFT